The genomic window CGACTTGGTGAACTCGGCGACATATTCGGCGTGCAATTATTGTTTACAACGAAGCAATTGgtttttgtgaactgatgcTGTTAGCTCATGAGTTCTGGTGATGGTGAATTTGAGTGTTGCAGTCTAGCCGGATTTCTAGTTATCCCACCAGATCATctcatataaaaaaaaaaaaaaaaaaaaaaagaaaagaaaaaaaaagcagaagaaaataaaaaggcaaaaaatTAACCCAACGCGGGACTCGAATCCGCAATTATTTCTGCAAGAGACATGGCGATAAAGGCAGAATCGTGTGAGTGCAGCTCCAAGGTTGACAACGCTACGAGCGACGTCAGTACCCGAATCCTTGACTTTCGACTTGCGAGTAGATCGATAGCTTCGAGCCCTGTCCCAAGCTATGTTTTCACACCCTCATTATCAGCCCAGATGCAGGATTGGACATGACGGGACAACTTCAACTTTCGCCCGAATTTTACCTCCAGGACTGGTTATCCAAAGGTACGATGCAACAGAGAATATTCATGCGTACCTAGTTGCGGGTGGTACAGGAAGCTTCAGGTCGCCAAgcacagaagaaaaaaaagagtgagGGAATTGGCATCAGGGCCAAGCTCAAGGAAATCGAAACTCTCAAAGAAAACTTTCCGAAAATCCCGAACAAGTACATCTAGACCTGGATCACAGTCGAGGTCAACTATCGCCAAGGCGCGTACCACGGCCATCCTGCCACATACTTGCGGAGGTGGACCCCTGCAACCCGTCTCGAGATCATTCACCCGGTGTAGCACATCAAGTACCACGAGAGTACTCAGCTGTCCCCTAAGCACAATGCTCCTGGCAGCATAATCCTCCCAGTGTTCACCGCAGGCATCCCTATGCTCTAGATAGTGGGGTAGGTTCATTGCAAGCCTGCCTTGAAAACTTGTCCATCCAACGCATTTGCTTGTAGACCACCAGTAGCCACAGAGCCCGTTATTCTCCGACCCAGCAAGCTATAGAGGATACGGCCTTTTTATGTTACCGAACCCTGTAAGGTCCAGGGCTGTCCAGCCATCGTGTGCCGGAGCCAAGCAGAAGAACGAAATTCGTGGTCTGCATCGATTTTGTCGGCAGAGCATGTTTGCACAGGGCGACGCTATGAAGCACTGTAATCGTTACTTAGCGGAAGCATTCGAACAGCACGGATTACATCTGCGCCGGGAAATGGCCTGTTTTCCGCTTGCCGCCCCTTACCACCTGTCGCGCTTTCCCACTTACTCGCCCATTTCACCTTCCATCTACTGTTTCTTATAATTTACCATTGACAACTTAGGCTTATACCACCTGCGATGTTCTCCTACCTACAACCTAGCCCAATTATATCCTTTTACTTGCTATTCTCTATCCTGCTCCACCTACACCTCGTGTTGCTCACTATTCATCATCACCTAATACCTTTAACCTCCTATCGCCTTCCTTTGTCTCTCCCATACCAATTCATCCCTTTCATCCCGAATTACTCACTGTTCCCCGTATCCCAACACGTTTCACCTCTTGTCACCCACTACGTCCTGCCACTTTCCACTTACCATATCCTACGACCTACCTCCTACTGCCTACCATCACTCCCGAGGTAGAGTGCCGCATGTATAAGGAAAGCAACTGGGAACCGCTTCTGCTCCAAGCGATCTGGATGCTATTGCATTTATCTGCTAGCTAGAATGGAATACCACCCACTATTTAGGGTCTGCTGAACGACAGAGGTCTTGCCGAGCTTCCACTCGAACCAACACCAAGTAGAAGAGTAAAGATCCGCTGATTGGTCTGTCAAATAACAACGAGCCTTTCGCCCATTGTCGATGCGGGGCATGTCGAATACAGCCCTGATGCTACAGTACCAACTTTGACCGGTGAACCGTGAGCCGCCCAATCGCCCAATTACCTTGGACGCATCAACTCGCGATTTCTCCATCTTTAAACGGTTCAATCCTGCAACCCTGTAACATATTTAACGCTAATGGTGCAGCACatgtttgttgttttttatGAAGGGATGAAGTTAACCCATCAAGAGTACGAACAGGTCATCTCAAcaaaagattttttttttttgaaagaaaaaacccGGCAAAAAGATGTACCCTAGGCGGAGTTCGAACGCGTAACATGGTAGACGGACCCTCACAACGAGAACATCCTTTTCTCTACTCTTTCAGATCGGCCCGCCATGCAATCAAAAGCTTTCGCATCAAGGCCAGGTCGAATGCCGAAGCTACTAGCCAGCGGCAACGCTGATGGCACATGattaaggtacctacctacctatcttgGATCGCATCTGCCGGCACAGTGTCTACCTACCTCAGATCTCGGTTCGCACTTGCCCACGATACCCAACAGGTACGTGCACATGCTCGAATGGCAGGTGCCATTCAACAAACTCTATAAAATCCATGGCAGGCATGTGAAATTGAAATGCGAATTGTGATTGCCAAATCGGATCAATGGCATGATGCTTTCCAGTGCAGCGCTACCAATGCAGActtttatttatatttcaCCCTTGGTGGTTGGCTCGATTGACATTTGGTAAGCGAATTTATACGACCGTATTCGCCATATCGACCGGACAAGCTTTCCAATTTACCCAAACACTCGGAACATGTCGCGGTTGGTCTTATATCCATCTGttgggatcggacaaggggaatgcccttcttcttcagACTTTGTCAATTCTAGAACCGCAAATTCTCGAGTCTGCACCGTGGCCCTGGTCCTTGACGAAAGGCTGAGTTCGCGCCTCGGCAGCCAGCTGAGGTACCAAAACACGCCTTGCCGGTCACGTACATTGAACCAAGCGTCAAACAGTCAGATACTTTTCATGGCCTGCGCATCGATATCCTTGGATGCATCGAGGCATCAGCCCCAGCCCTGTGCAAAGTCTAAAGCTTTTATATGTTGTACTCCGTGTGCTGACGGATATACGCCCAACACTCACAGTGTCTGCTTTCATTTTTTACAAAGGTGAAATCCCAGAAACTTCTATTGCTGATAGCCTCGGTTTGGTGTTTTATCGCAGAGAAACCCCGCAACGTGGTTTGGTAGGTTCAGAGAAACATAAGCACAAATATGTTGCTTGGATGCTCGACTTCATTAGTGTTGGGTTGCCATCCTCCTGCCCACCCCCTTCTCGGCTCGTATTTCAATGGCTCGTATTCTTCCCCTGGAAAACCAATCTATTTTCATGATACAATCACATTATCCTCCAGATCACGCCCATCATGGTATCCCTTTCTTGGCACCAAGTCAGCCCAGGCTTGCGTAGTGAGGTGGATCCAGCAATGACGCGCAACAAGTCAAGGCATTTTACAACGCTGGTGATTTTCATGGTTTACCTGATCCTGCTACTCATATCCTGGGTGGCAGCCTGTGTCTACAGTTTGAGACCATCACTTAGTACGAGCGACTACGAGGATGCCCAGGGAAAGCTGTCCCCAGAAGCCTTGCAGTCGGTCACGACGTGGACGACAGCCATAAGGGCCCTCAACACCGTGGTTGCCATTTCCACCATTCCTGTCGTCTCTGCTATTCTAGCTCATGCTGCTGTTGTCTACGCCCAGAGGCAGAACGATTCCAACAAGCTCAGTCCCCGGCAGCTTCTCTCGCTGGCCGATGAACCTTGGGCTAGACTCACAGCAAACCATACCTCTGGCTTTGCTCTGCTTGGCCTGATACTGGTGACCTACTGTAAGATGCTTTCTGTCTGTCTTTGGACAAAAGCTGTGACTGTACTAATTCTACCGACCGTCGCAGGCGTCTTGTTCTCCTTTGTCAGAGCTGTAGCAATAAAGCCCCAAGAGATGAGGGTCATTTCTTGCCTTGACGATCCCGCTAGAAGATACGACGGACCAGGGTGCGACTCAGGGATACCATCCACCTTTGTGACGCTGGGTTTCGACCCAACACCAACCTCTGTCGACCAGGTGCCTCGAGACCGAATTGTAAAGAGACTTGCAGATAAATTGGTTACTGGGCAGAGCGCCACCGAACAGCCTTACCTGTGGTATGACCTCACAGAGGGTCCAGGGAGCAAGCCCGAAAACTCTCAGCCCCATACGCTATCAAACTACCTGGAGCATCCCAATCGCGGGAATAGCTATTTCGTGTCTGCCCTCCCATCAACCACAAACACCGGCGTGCTGCGCGAATCAGCCATGCGTCTCAAGTCCTCCGTTACATGCGATATTATCGGGTACAGATCATATCCGACAGCGTGTAGCGGGACACAGGCCTTTGAGGGAGCCTTTCGAAGCGCGGGCGTCCAGGTCAAGTTTTGCGTCTTGCAAACGGCGATGGCGTTGGATCCGGGACGAGATCGCCGGCAAATCCGCGAAGAGCTCTTCCTGGACAGTACAATCCCGAGCGATAGTGAGATAAGGAACATGGCAGTCCGAGCCAACTATACTGCCCGATGCGTTGCCAATAGTACAAGAGACTACTTTGAGCTGCCAAACTTGCGCAACGGAGGAGGACTGGCGGAGCCATTGCATACCACGGACGGTATGGGAGAGATACTGGAGCGGAAGAGCAATGATGTTCGTGAAGTCAGTGTTGGTGATGATGAGACCCCTAGTGAAAATAACACGTATGTTCTCATTCCTGTCCTGATGTCAGCTGTGGCTAGTTGCCGATATAATCTGTTCCGGAATTTTTGTGAGCTGACCATGTCAGTGACAAAACAAGGCCAGCCACCAAAGCAAGCACGCCTCCTCCCATGCAACAAGCTCCAGGACCACTTGTGCTTGCGCTGCTCGCCGCTCTCGGCAACGACTCCTTCTTGGGACTAGCCAGCCGTGCTGAGGGTATGGATGAACGCAACGATGCAGCTCGCTTGGCTGCGGCTGCGTCGATATGTGCACGAGGTCTTCCTTTGTCGTCCTTCACCAAGCAGAACATCTCAGATGCCTGCACCGGTCTGTATGATGCGGCTATCGACCCCAACGGTGCATCACCTCAGTTGAGAACTTCCCCAAGCTTCCGCCTCGACGTACTAGTCGCGTCCTGGTTCGCCGCCCTCAACCCCGGTGGGCCTCAAGGCAAAGCAATGGCCGAATCTGCCTTGGCCGCCGGACTATTTTTCGCAAACGAGGCTCTGCTTACCGGAGCTGCAGAGCCAGCTACAAGCACGCCGGCAATTCCCAAAAGACAATCGGGTCCAGTAAACGAGGCTGCGCCACGGGCAATACACTCTGCCATGGGCACTTCGATAATAAAGCCCAGTGTCACCTCGGCTGCTATCGGTATCTTGTCATTCTTTCTCGCTGTCGAGGCCGTTGTCTTGGCAGTCCTCAGCACCATGGCCTGCTGCTCGCGCACCATCGGGACCAGGTTCAAACCGGCAACCATGTTGTTCGCGGGGGCGCAGCTGCGCGACGAGCTCATTCCCCCGGACAAGGCCCGTTCCACTCACAAAGAAAAAGGTCTGGATGACAAGGTGCAAGAGAAGAAGGTAATTCCGGAGACTACCAAACCTTCCAAGGCGCACGTTGCGGGTGGCAACAGGGAAAAGCCCGAAAACATGGCTGAGCAGCCGGATCTGAAGAAAATTCCGGCTGGCGGAAAAAAGGCGGTCCATATAAAAGAGCGTGGATCAAAAGATTCACTGGTTCGCAAATACAAGAACGAGGACAGCTCTGGAACGCCATCGAGATCGTCGTCAATTTCGAGCTGGGGTGAGGCCTGGAAAAGGCTCCCCATGCCGCCGCACTTGGGACCAGTCTCGCAGGGCGCAGAAGATCGGATCCCATGGTTCGAACCGGCGCCCAGAGGCTATGCTAGTCCAGAACGTCAACAATCAAGCCAGGCGCAGCAAACCTATGGCGAAGGAGACTCTGTGCCTCCTCCGGTCGAGGAACTGCACCATTTCATGCCAACCTCACCTTGCACCAGGACTGTTTCTTTTGCCGAAGGCAAGCCGGAGACCATAACCGTTCGAAGAGAGAGGTCACTGCAAAACCGGCCGCTTCCTGAGGCAGAAGTAGAGGCAGAGGCGCCCGAGCCGGAGCAGGGTGCGAACCAGACTAGACCCCAAGTGTCGGGACCATACTCTGGGTTTTGCCTGTCGCCGACCTTTGGCGACATGCCCAGCCCTACTTCTGATCTTGCATCTGCCAGGCCTCTTAGGGAGCTGAATACGTCGCACCGTCGAGGGTCGACTGGGTAGACTAGTGTCGTGCGTTGTCGTGGATGGACTGCGCATGTGTGAGGAAACAAGGATCGGAGCTGATCTGTTCCGTTTGCCAACAAACGTGGTTGACTGGAATgatgaaaaaagaagaaaaaggcagcaaaaaaaaacaagaaggaAAGGAAGAACCGAGAAAAGAGGTGTCAAAAgtgaacagaaaaaaaaggaagaaaacttTGTAGAATAGACCGATTACTAGTGATTTCGAAATTGACGCACACTTCAATCGGAACCCTCGCTAATCATCCATCAGATGAAGTAGACTATCGCTTGGCAGATTTAACTGTGCCACATCTGGAAAAAAATGGCAATGGGAAAAGAATGTCGCCAGGTGAAACAGGTATTTTAAAATGTCCTACTGTCTTTGGGCTTTGGCTTCCATGGTCAACATTTATTCACTCCAAGGGGTTCATTTGGCGCAGTCCGAAAAGATTCATGAAGTTTTTAGTCTGTAGGGGTTAGGAATGTTTAAATAAATGCTTATTTTGGGTAAGGAGATTCCACCCTTTGAAGATCCGAATTAGTATTGGGAAGTGATAGGTGAGTGCCGGGACAGAACGAGAAATCGAAATGAAAGGAATGATAGGTGAAAGGCGGGTACGAATCTGTATTTTCGACTATTACACGCGTTTAAGCATTCGCTACTCTCCTACACGATATGTGACCTAAAGATATAATACCAGCCAAAAAATCTTGGATGACGTGGCGCCTGAGGATGTGGGCGTTTTAGAGGCCAGAGTGGCGGAGACCTACCAGCCCCCCGGACAGCTTCCTTGATCTCATAGACATTGACAGGAAAGTTGTCGACGCTCGGATGGACGGGTCTCAGGCTCCAACCACGTCGGACAAATCCATGTAGGGCTACCACGACTGGAATATCGGGCTTCAGGCTACACAGACGAGCGAGGAACTCACGTCCATTTTGTCTGGTTCGGGCAGCACAAATGGAATGGCAGGCGACATTCCGACTGTTGCACATTTGACCAAACCGGCTGCATCTACCGCGCTCGAGTTAGGTTCCAACTGCCAGTGCCCAACAGTCCTTCCGCCGACAGTTTTCCAGACCCACCACCCAACGCGATGTATTTTGGGCCCAGTTCCAGATGTCGTAGATACTCACGACGAGTAAGAGCCTGATAATAAAGAGTTTGGGGAGGGAGTCGGAGTCCTTTGTCCGTGCCATTTTCCACTGGTATTGACGTAGATGCTGCTTCTGCTCGATGCAACCTAGAACGCCTGCACATGGAAGCTTCCCTGTAATGACGCATCTAATAATCTTGAGCTAAGCAGACCCGATGGCGTAGAAAGGAAGTCCGACTCTCGCAAGATAACGCAGAGAGGGATAGTTGTTGCCCGTACTGGTATCGGTAAGGCAAAGCACCCGTGAATCGAAACAGTCTCAGGTTCACGTCGTGTCCTTCTCAGAACAACCTTAGCCATCTGAAAGAACAGAAGCAATGGTTAATGATCTAGAGAAACTACTCCTTATTTGAGGGTAAACATGGTGTCATGCAACTCACCTCCAGATGAGCAATGACTCCTGGGAGCATGTTGCCTGAGACAGCAGGTTGTGGTGGCAAGCTTGAGTGTCTGGCTAGATATTGTTCCGGTTCTTGTTGCTTCGAGGAGGAAACTGTCCAGTTGGATATTGCTTGCCGCCAGAAAAGTGCTGAAAGCTCTCGAGTGGAAACAGGATGAGGACGGAGGCTAGCGATATAAAAGACCCAGAACGTCCtcagaaaaagaataaaaaagtaaaagtaCAAGGCCCTTTGCCAGCCTGGCTCCTTTCGAGTATAAGGGGACTATTCAAGTTACTTTTTGCAAGCTGTAAATGTTGGACAGTACCTTGGAATCGAGGAAAATAATACATTAAGAACCAAGGGATCGTCAAAACGAGGCACCTACCTAGCTATAAAGGCATACGGGCCCAGTCCCATCGTATTATTACAACATACCACTTTCACAAAGTGGTGTCTCTTTTTATATTTCCGTACAATTTCATAAATTTTAGTATTCGAGGAAATTAGAGAAACGTGTTTTGTGCGTAGAAACTATGACCGGGCTGGAGCGTCAATAGCTGCCACTTTCACTTGGGCGATAGCTCTTGAGCAGGTGGGAGCCCCGAAACCTTTGGCAAGAAAGTCGGACACATTTCTCCACACTCTGTCAGATAATTAGGTTGCTGTCAAAGGGCACGAAAGGGAAGGGAAAAACAAGGAGGAAGTTTTGCTGCAATCATGGCAAACTAAAAGTCGCCCCCAAAAATTAGAAACACGCAAGGCTATAGAAACAAACATAGCATCGCCGCATTTTCAAGTCGCACAAAACAAGTCAGAAAAGCTCTTTCCCACCGCTCTCTCAGGCATTTGCTGTCAAAACGAAGCCCAGAGAAAAAGATGGAAATGCAAAAATGAATGCTCACTACCAGGGTCGAACTGGCGACCTTCGCATTACTTGATATGTTTTCTAGACATATTAGTACGACGCTCTAACCAACTGAGCTAAGCGAGCTGAGCTGTTGTTGAAGACAAAGCCTGGAGTTGACACTGTGACCTCTGCATTGCAACTTGCAGACTTGCTCGGGTGGACGCTCTCGGCATCGAGTGTGGTGGTTAGGTCAGGTGATCATCCGGAAGGGGATCGTCCTGGATCAGCCAGAGCACCCACCTCGGTCGTGAGAATCTGACTCTGTCTGATCGTTAATCAATCGTTTTGTTTTCCAAAACCGTTTTTAGGTGTAAGTTGTTGCAGGCTACGAAGTAGTAACATATTGCAACAGAATTCAATCTTTTTAATGACCACGGCTAGATTATTTGCAGCCCAGCGGACACGGATACAAACTGTTAATGCGTTCGTTGTTTAAAAAGCACAAAATTTGGAGAATTTGCCCAACCCCATAGAGCAGCGACTTCAAATTTATACCACTCTGACAAAACCCTCGAGATGCTGCCTACGGCAAAAAAGGGGGCCTGCCAGTTTAGGCCAACTTTTGACCAGAGCTTCCAGTGGGTTCACTTGGAGGTCCCTTCGCACAACTTCCTCAGAGAGCGCGCAGTCTGGAAGTCGGTCGCGAATGCACCGACAGCATCGGAAGGGACTCGAGGGTTTGCGATGGTCGCGCGCCATGACTTGAATAGCAAGAGTATTGAGAGTTTCGCTGCGCCCATGCGGTAATGCTTGTCAAGATCTGGGTGTGGCCGTGTGAAAAGAATAATCGGAATCAGTGTCCGCTTCACACCAGGCGTTGCAGCGGCCCTATAATGGGCAGACCTAGTCGCGAACATCGCATTCTGCTGATGTCGGGCATCACGGATGGGCATCCTCGTAGTCGCCGTCTCCGGTCTGATCGCGAGCGCTGCTAGTCCGACATGTTTCGCTCCGGGGCCAGGCGGTTAGGTACGACAACCAAGCCGGGATAGAAAATGCCTTTCCGCCACTGTAGTACTGGTCTTTGGCCTCAGCGTAGCCCCAGAGAGAGTATCCTATTATATCTATCATGGCTTAAGCGTGCTAATTTTTGTCTGCCTCAACTCAAGTTCCGACAGCTTTATGgtcctaggtaaggtaggtaggggtAGGTaaataaggtaggtacctcctGACGCACACCAACGTTCACGTGCAGGCAAATTGATTGGGTAGGAAAGCTAGTCTCAGGGCTCACCCCTGATCGCGCGCTCCACAATTGAACCTGTGGCTCAATTGCGGCTGTGTATTGTACCTGTGGGTCCAACCACAGATCGTAGAACGCGCGCTATCTTTTCCGCCAATATAATTGGTGGAAAAGCCATATGGCTGGTAAGGTACATGGAGCGCGCGGGCCACCCTTGCAAGCAAGGGTGGGCTAGTCTGAGCACTGAAACTAGCTCGAACTGCGGCTttcaaaacaacaaaattTATAAACAATATGCAGTTGCCACAAAATCAGCaaaaacatacaacaccgaggattccccagtggtcacccacctgagtactagttcggccctcactggtttgactaggggagaccggacgggatcccgtatattccagtgggtatggtcgtatgtgAAAGATTAAGCAAAAGAATGCTCTGATATATATAAATTGAAAACCAATATACGGCTCGAGAACTTTTGGATATGTTCGAATGTCTGAGGAGGGCAGTATGCGACCAGTCTCACTTGCCCCAAGATGCATTATGCCCTGTCCTGCTGGGCGGCAACAATACAGCGTACGCTCTATTCGGCCAAGTGTCCTCCCTGCCCTCCAATGGTCGGGCCCGGAAACCCGAAACGCAACAACTCAGTTGTTGGTGCTAACCTGCATATCTTTCCTACATTTATCCCAGCGGACTGTCCAGAGCAGGCCAGCACCAACGACCGAGTTGTTAGGCATCAAGTTTCTGAGGCGGCCGAGATACATCACCGCAGCCACTGCGCCGACTAAGATACGAACAAACAAACTCTTGACCTTTCCTGACGTGATTCTCCGTACAGCGTTATCCGACGACGCCTTCCTTGTAGATCGTGTAAGATTCCTTCCTCTCATGCCAACGAAAAGAAACACAACCTGCTTCACCCAGTAGCTCTTATCATGGCTTGAGGAGCACGTGTCGTTCGCTACCCGAAAAAGGTTTGAGCTAGCTTTAAAACCCTTCATGTCTAGAAAATGCTTTACTTATACACCGAAAAGTCTATCATGACCGGGAGATTATCCACTTAGCCAACCTCCATTTCTCCAAGCTCAACCTGTCGGCATCCATCGTCGCACACAACTCACCAGTCTGCCGCATTCGCCGTCTCCGCCGCCCTTGTTTTCATCTGGGAAGCTCGGACTTCGAAGAAATACCAAGCAGAGAAAATGAGCACTCAATCCAAGAACCTCACTACCCTCGTGGCCAACCAGGCCAAGACCACCTTGCCCGACCACATGTGGGCCccaaagaagaagacggCTTTCAAGGACGTCGACACCATTTCCAGGGTCGACACACCCGTCATGTCGTCACCCACAGCGAAGCGGGATGGCAGCCCCGCTCAGTCCAAGGGCGGGCGACCCCTGGACCGCGCCAATCTTCAAACCAGTCACTTGGACGAGAAGCCATTCAAAACCAAACCAAGATGACATTCGCGCGAGGACTCTCACAAGAAGTCGTCGAGGGGGTCGGCCTAGTAAATCACATGGTTCCTCGGGCAGGAGGGCAAGTGTTCATGCTAGGACTCGTGGCTGTAATGTTCTTGGTTGCATTTCTGGAGTTGGTTATCGACGGTCGTTGGGCATGGAGTTTGGAGTTGTCTGGGATGGAATCTGTGTTTTCATCAGGGAATAGTACACATATGTACCAATGCATAGCATAGCCTTTGCCTTTGGAAATTGCCAATATGGCCCATGTAGCTGCTAGAAGAACTGAGTGCTGATATTTTGGCGATCAGGGTCGCTGGAGAAATGTCCTCAAACGCTGGGACGTGGTGAAAGTGGCACCGAATAGCCTGCGTCCGTTGTGACTGCGTCTGActattctagaactagtggaATTCTGAACAAGTCAATAGGCGTAGTCTTGGGGTTGAGCGGAGTAGTTTCTCCGGGTACTACGGCCACAAGCAAATCATGTGAAAGAAACGTACAAGAAGGAAATGAAAGACACATCGCCAAGAGATACGATGCGCCTTCCTGGTTAGGACTCCGAATGTAAATCCTGATGCGATTCTGAGCAGTGCTCAATCCAAGTGGCGACGGGGTTATGAGCTGACTAGGAAACAAATGCGACATGGACCGACCCGTCCAAGCCGTCGTCGTTGCAGCCGGAAAATTTGATGCGAAATTGCGGAAGGTGAAGAACCGGGGTAACTTGATCCTCCAATCAGTATCTAAAACAAGAGCTGGAGCTTGGGTTCATCTACCGGAAGGTGGTATTCTCTGGGGTAAATCGGCCGGGACAGCGTCCTTGGCAAACCCCTCACTCAACAAGGCGGAGCATATAAAATGCGCAAACCTCATACGCTGCTCGGGTTGGACTTCGTTGTAGTCCAGTCCAGTCACTCAAGGTCGCCAGATCTTGTGTTGAAGGTCATCACAGCTCCAAAGCCATGGCTCGCTTCACCTCGCTCATTGCCGCCGTTCTGGCCACCATTGGTGCCGTCAAGGCCCAGTGCGGAGCTGGCAACCCAGACGCCCGTGTGACGGGCTCGGGCAATAACTTCCAGGCTGTCCGGGGCTCCAACACGGTGTATTCGGGCTCCGACTACCGGGCGGCGATCCAGGCGGCGCTCGACTCGATCGGCAGTGGCCAGCGAGTTGCTGTCATCGCGTCGGGCTCCATCGGGGCCAACACCATCAGCATCAGCAGCGGCAAGACCTTTGAGGGCTGTGGTACCATCAACGTGGGTAACCGGAATGGTCGTGGTGCCATCGAGTCGCTCAACACCCAAGGTGTAAAGATTCCGTACCTGACCATGACGGGCAACCCTTACTTTGGGCTCCGGTTCTATGGCACCCGCGACTTGACGCTGGGCCAAATCACCATGAACCTCAGCGGCGGCCTGGGCATTCGCTTCGACCGCGACAACCCAGACAACTTCAACGTGCGCATGGGCACCATCACGGTGACGGGCGCGGGCAGCCACGCGGTGGAGACGTGGAACATTGACGGGCTCGTCATCGACCGTGTCATCGCGCGCAACGTCGGCGAGTCTGGCCTGCTGGTGCAAAAGACTCGCAACGCCCAGATCGGCATCGTCGACGGCAACAAcgtcggcaccggaaccGGGTACGCGACGCTGCGCTTCGCCAACAACAATGGCCAGAACCCCAACGGTAACTACAACACCAACATCTGGGTCGACCAGGTCATCTCTCGGGGCGGCGGTCGCGGCGTGTTTTGCGTGTCCCAGTCCGGTGCTGCCGTCATCCGGACGGTCGATCTGGCCAAAAATGGCAACAACGCCATCCTGATCGAGAACTGCTATAACCTGTCGATCCGCGGCGGCACCGTCAACGGAGGTGGCGAGGTGCGTGTTGCTGCGAGGTCCGAGTTCCCCAACAACCGCGACCTCTGGATCACGCTCAGGGTTGACAACACGTCGGTGAGGGAGTCGCCCTGCGGTACCAACGTGAACTGGAGCCTGACTGGCAATGGACAGCGAGCCCTTTGCTAGATGAGCAGAATGTTTGTCTGTAGGTGTTTGAATGGCGGGTTGGTGATGAATCGGAGGATCTCGCTCGCTGCCTATTATTGTATTTAGGTAGTCATGGTACAGTAATGGGATGCATATTGAATTATGACATGACTATCAGAAATGACTGTTAATAAGCCTTCAAAACATGAAGGCAGACAACCAAGGTTGTTGCTTGAAAATCTCAATACTGACAAGTCCAGCGAAaagttttcttctttccaaTCTTTCTGTGTGTCGACGATAATTTGGTTGGTTGGGTTGCCGAGCTGCTATTGACTATTGACCCCGCTTGCCCCAAAGGTGGTTGGCAACTGCCCTGTAACAATCAGCTTTCCGTCCTTCCCTTCCTCCAACAAACTCCAATCCCATGCCCAAAATGGCTCAAACTGACCCTCCTCCACAGCAATCCGAAGACAgcgcgttttctttttcttttttttttttttttttagcacGGTA from Pyricularia oryzae 70-15 chromosome 4, whole genome shotgun sequence includes these protein-coding regions:
- a CDS encoding ricin B lectin:Parallel beta-helix, with the translated sequence MARFTSLIAAVLATIGAVKAQCGAGNPDARVTGSGNNFQAVRGSNTVYSGSDYRAAIQAALDSIGSGQRVAVIASGSIGANTISISSGKTFEGCGTINVGNRNGRGAIESLNTQGVKIPYLTMTGNPYFGLRFYGTRDLTLGQITMNLSGGLGIRFDRDNPDNFNVRMGTITVTGAGSHAVETWNIDGLVIDRVIARNVGESGLLVQKTRNAQIGIVDGNNVGTGTGYATLRFANNNGQNPNGNYNTNIWVDQVISRGGGRGVFCVSQSGAAVIRTVDLAKNGNNAILIENCYNLSIRGGTVNGGGEVRVAARSEFPNNRDLWITLRVDNTSVRESPCGTNVNWSLTGNGQRALC